The sequence below is a genomic window from Canis aureus isolate CA01 chromosome 26, VMU_Caureus_v.1.0, whole genome shotgun sequence.
AGGACAGGAGCTGAAGGATTTAAATTCTAAGCTCAGTTGCTCCTTCCCCTGTGCTCTCCTGGGTGCCTTCTGGCCACTCTAaccttttcctcctcctgccaGGATTGCCACATTCTCGTTTTCCTCTGAACTTTTGTTCCTGTCTGCTCAGTACAGAGCCCCACAATCTTGCAGCCTATGGGAGTGGACTGGGCATGTCCAAGTTCATAGTCACAATGAGAGTGTTGTCACAGGGGAGCCTGGCCTGGCATTTGGGACCTTTAGCTTCTCACCTCAGCCCTCCTATGTAACCCTGAGAAACTCTTCCCATCTCTGGGTTTCAGCTTCCCTAAATGGAAAATCATCTCAGCAATTCTGCTGTGAGATGTGTGTTTATCCTGCAGAAATACTGCGGCACTTGTGCAGAGCTGGAGGGACCAGCAGTGTTTATTGCAACATGCCtgtaatagtgaaaaattggaaacaatctaatTATCCATCAAATGATTGTAACAAATAAAGATAATGGAGGGGGAGCTCTGCCTACAGACATGGGAATATGAGGAAATGTGTAAAGATACATTGTTGAATGCCAAGAGCAAGTCATGCAATTGTATATACAGCACAatcctatttatttaaataaacttgtctgaataaaataaaaaaaaaataaagttgtctgTAAACTCTACATAGGTATATGGACATACAGACAAATGCATTTAAGAAAGATctacaggcacctgggtggcatggtTGGGTAAGtgtccaacacttgattttggctcaggtcatgatctcagggttgtgggatcgagtcccatattgggctccatactcagctcactcactctctcgcatataaaaaaatctttaaaaaaaaaaaaaaggtctagaaGACTGCACAGAAGGCTCTTATTAACAGTTACTTCTGGAGAGAAGCAAGGGATGGGGTTGTGGATACTGGGGTgactttcactttttattttatacagcTTGGCACagctttaatttttatgatattgCATTAGTATGTaacccaccctccctccctccctcccttccttccttccttccttccttccttccttccttccttccttccttcctttcttccttccttccccaaaaTACAGAGGCATGAGCTAAGGATTCTCTCCGCTTCAGCCTCAGCCTAGATGGTATGGTGGGTCTGTGGTTCAGAGTGGGGGACTGAGTACATGCACATCTTGGGTCCTCCTCACCCAGGGTCGGGGAGGGTCTCGGGCTGTAAGGAGCATCCCAGGTGTTTGCCACACCTGACTCTTCTCAGGGACCCAGGCCAGCTTGTTGGAGGGGTTCTGAAAGACTGGGAAGGGCAAGGCAATGCTCAAGCTTTCATGTCATGGCCCTTTAAGCCTGGTGGCTCCAGAACTGGTTCTGGCCAGTTGTGCCCTGGTGGCTACCTAGGCCACAGTCTAGGGTGTCAGCCCagatttatttctcttccctGGTCCCCAGCAGTTCTTTCTGCTTCCATTTCACAGAAGGTTCAGCCTTCAAGGGCCTGagctcaagggaaaaaaatgcctcAAGAAACATCCAGAGGCAGGAGCAGCCCTGCCAGCCAGTGTGGCTGGTTATCTGCAGTCCGTGGGAAAACCTGCTGGATTTCAGAAAAATCAATTGATTTCTGCTCCATGTCACTTCAATCTCTTTTTAAGAACTGATTTTGTTGGAGTTATtttcaatgtcatagagcttaaAAGGGCCTCCAGGGCAATAGATTATTGACCTGGTCTTCCAGGAAGTATCTTGAATATGAAGTGAAATGATTTTCTAATAACCCCCCAAATTAGTAAGCCAGAGAAACTCTGGCTTTCTGTTATATCTCATCCGGCTCTCACAGTGTGTTTATATTTGTCCtgagaataattttcttatttgttagaTACACTGCAGTGGAACAGTCCTTTAAGGAACACAGAGGTAGAAGAACCTTGGCTCCTTGGCAATCAGTGGTGAAGGCAGAGCAACAGGTAAAAGCCACAGCCAAGTGCAACTTCACTGGCCAGCTTCCACAGCTTATGGAGCTTCTCCATCCCAATCTCATTTCCCAGCTCCCTCCTTCTTGTTCACCACCTTTCTTCTCTTTATAACCCTCCCACTTCTTTCCTCTTGACTtgttctctcactctttctccctgGGTCTCTTTTTCAACTAGGGTCGTCTTTTTCAAATAGAGTCTCGTGCCTCAGACTCTTCCTCACATTGTTTGCTTTGCACACTTGCCTTGCCTCTACCTTAATTTGTCATAATTGGAAAATTAACTACATTTACATCCTTGCTGTATTCTTAGTATTTAGTGCTTTCTGTACTGAATTTAAAGGCAGAGGAAACAGAGTGCATATTTCCTGCTCTCAGGGTGACAAGAAAATTACAACCCAAACAACAGCCTTAAACTGAGATGCTTTCTGTATGGTATTCCTgaagggtttttttggggggtggggtggggaaaccCTTGAGAAAGGGGGTTTCTGTAACCTCTGAGAAGATTAATTTTCATTCTGATTCTAATTTTagattttgattaatttaatgATTATATAGTGACTGCATTGCAGAAATAGAAGCACAAGGACTTCAATTTGCCAGATCTGGCCCTTCCTTCTTTAGCAACCCAATAACTGGTGCTGTTGTCCTGTTGGGGTGTTTGAGGGGCACAAGAAAGACAGAAGTGGCCCTAGAGTTGAGAAATCCAGGCTTGAACCCTTGCTCAGCTGTTTATGAGTTGTGTGTGGCTCTGGGCATGCCAGCCTCTCTGAGGCTCAATTTCCTCACATgtggaatgaaataaataaagctaCTTTACAGGCTTGTGAGGATCAAGtaagaaaagttaaatgaaaatgtatgacCCATCCTAGGGGCTTAATAAGTATGAATTAATTGTCCTTTCTAGCCCCTTATGTGCCTCTCTCATTCCATCTGGGACACATGGAACTATGTTGGGCTCTGGGGACTTGTGGTATTCTAGGCAAGGGTCAGCCATCCTACAAAGTTcagtttaaatgtcacctccttcaGGAAGCTCTCCTTGACTTTCTACTTCCCAGGCTGGGTTGGTTTGGGCTCTCTTTGTCCCGGTAGCGCTCTGTCCTTAGCCTGTGTCTGTCACAAGACAGTGCCTTCCCCTAGGCATGGGTGAAGTATTCTCCATTCTGGTTCAGTCCCAGGGCAAAACAGAACACTCTGGAAGCCCACAGGAAATGTGGAAGCCTCTATGAAACTTGGCACTGTGTTGAGCACTTTACATATTTATATGCTCTATCATTTTGACCTCATAACTGTGTGAGGTGAccactattattattctcattttacaaacagggaaactgagtctcataGGGATTAGGtaatttgtccaagatcacacatctGGCAGTCTACCTCCAGAGCTATGTGTACCACCACTATCTCATatggcagaagaaatgaaagaaagaataaaaaaaagaaatgcatgagtCACATGGCCTTGTAGGACCACTGAGGGTTTAGTGATATAATTAACTTCAGTTTGAACTTGGTCATAGTGAAGTTATAGCAGCCTGAGAGACCAAATCCTGACACTTCCCTCCTCTCTAGTAAGAGATTTGAATAGCCTAAAATCCCTTACCTGTCttgataaatacaaatacaaagaaataaataatgcaataGCTTTTTTCTCCCTCACAATTGAGACTTTGCAGTCATAATTCTGCTCCAAGCAAGCAAATTCAAGGAGGTAGGGAAGGAGGGTGATGTGGCTTCTTAAGCAGTCCAAAATAAATTTCCCAGGATAATTACCAACCAGAGTAAATTCCATAAATTTGATTTAATTGGCACCAGGCAAatgaaacagagaaggaaaatattctTCTCCTTAAAGTCATTGGGGTATCTCAGGAGCAGAAGATGAGAAcatcaggaaaatgtaataaaatgtagaagtgagattcaaatccaggtttaTTGGGCACCGAAGGCCATGCTTTCCCTCCTGATTCTGATTCTTCAAGAGAACTCTATGAATCATAACTTCAGGAGGTCATTGATGAAATCCTCCCTGACCTCAACCCATGTCCTTCTGTGCCCTAGAATTCATCTCTCAGGTGAGTGAGAAGTTGAACAAAATTTAAGATTCATGTTCTATTTGGATCTCCCACCCTTTCCATGTCACTCAAACTTTGGCCTTTCTTGGATTCATTACTTGCAAAACGAAGGTCAGTTACCATCTCTGCtacccctgccctcaccccactGATATTCCACTGGCAGATCCATCAAGTGAGGCTCCCCCTGGATCACATCCTGTACTGGACGATGATGCCTCCCTTCTAGGTCTTGCGATGGGTCCTGGAGCTGTCCAGCGTTCTGAAACAGCCCACTATGAGCCTGGCTTAGTGAATCCAGCTGTAGGCAATTACAGACTCATGCTTCAGGAAGCTTCTGCTCTGGCTTTCTGCCTCAAGTGCACTTGGGAACGTAAAATACATGGGTAACTGTTAGTAACTGTAAGCAAACTCTCACATTTTGCCGTGTGCTGTGTTGGAAGCAAGGGATTGGTGTGGCAGTTCACAAAACCTCGCAAGGGAAGTTGGTAAgatttttgtttggtgttttgcAGTTTGTGAGCCCCTTCCACACATACCATCTTCTCTGTGGTACTGTGGCCAGATTATTGTGCCCATGGTACAATGAGGATGAAACTGAGCCTCGGGAGACATTTCCTATTCCATAGACTGGCACTAACAGAAGACATGGGGCTATAGACTTCCGGATTATCCATCTTTCATCTTCCATTTGTCCTCTCAACAAATAGATtttgattaattgatttaaaGTTAGTTGGgggcacagagaggaaaaaacatgGTGGTAGACCTAGAAGTTTGCAATTATGTGTGTATTTGGGGAGGGCAAATTAGGTAAGTACACAAGTAGGGATAATAGAAGACAAAAGTATCAGCTCTGAGCTTCATCCATTCATTGATTGaacaaatatatatcaaatgtCTCCTATGTGCTAGGTACTCTGAGTAGCACAGGTATATGAGAGTAAATCAGATACCATCCCTGCCTAGTCTAGAAAGGAACATAGTTATTAGAGAAGTAAATGAGTGAAGCTCATAATCAcaaattttgatgaattctatTAAATCAGCAAATGAATGAAGTattgaaatggaataaaggggaagaggggaggacCCTACTTAGGTAATGTGATTAGAGAAGACTACTCTGAAGAtatgacatttaagctgagatctgaaggcTGAAAATTCACTTGGGATGGCATAGGGTGTTCCAAGCAAAGAAAATAGCATGTACAAAGGGCCTGTGGCCAGAGTTTGCCTTGCTGGAGGAACTGCAGAGGTGCCCAGGTAGCTGAAAAAATGTGAGTAGGAGAGTGATAGGAGGTGAGATTTTAAAGGTGGGCAGGAGCCAGACCATGCTGGGCCATATAGGCCCACTATTTGAGAGTTTGCCTTTCTTCTTTGTATTATCAGTTTCCTGGCAAAGAATCGGGCACAAAGTAAGTGGCCATAACTGGATGTCCTAGATTGGATACTCTAGAAGCAGATCCTGAGACAAGAAAGTGAGTGCTAATAGTTTATTTGATCCCAGGAAACACCAGTataagaagaaggagaagaagacagGGGAAGAAAGGAGCCAATAAAGGTACCACATGGAACAGACTACTGCTGTGGGCAAGTGGGGCTCCTCAGGAAACCTCTGGGAGAGAGTCCAACATTCTTAGATATTCTAACTGGGGTGCAAAAGAGTTGGTATGTTTATGCACCAACTTCCATCAGTTACTGGTTGGAGGCTGCTCCTGGGGTGAGAGGCATAAACTCTTACTTCCAGCTTGCCCAAGGACCAAGCAGGCAGTGTCTCAGGGGTTTTCATTTGAAAGTGTTCAGGTTTGTGCACAGGAGTTGGCGGTGCTGAGGGACTATTGGTGCTTATGGTGTTTGCTCCAGCAGGCATCCAGTATCCTTTCTGGATAAAACCCAGATGTAAGTGGGGGCTGAGGAGAGCAAGGgcaaaggaaggaggaaatgcCACAGTTATtggcagaaaagagaagaaaggcctCACGCTTTGGGGGACACCCTCCCCAGAGATGGCATTGGGGAGCAGCTGGGCCCAGGCGCTTGCTGAGGTCAGAGGAGCAGGCAATATTCTGGGAGCGTCAGATTTCTCACCTTCATGAGAGTAGGCGTGGTTTCTCAGCTCTCCTCCTGGGGTCAATCTCAGAGGCTTCTCCTCTGTGAGGCTGAGAGAACTCCCAGCTCTGTTTGCTTTTAGAATGAGGGTTCTTCTCAAGATCAGCCATTAATACACTGTGGGGGAGGGCAACACCAACCAATTCCATGGGTGTCCCATGCCAGGCATGTATACCCCATTATAAGGGAGTAGATGAGACTTAGAGGCCAGACCAGGGATGTTGGAAATCCCTTTAGAAGCACATTCAAAATAAGAACTTGTGTTCTCTACAGAATCTTAGGTGATTAATGAGAAAAATCATAGAGTCTTCCCTTGGCTATATAGGTAATAAAACCAACATTCCTGAGCTTATTTTTGTAGCTTGTGAAAGGCTAGCTAATAAATGATCTCATTTGCTCCACCAACAACCTAGAGAGGCAAATAATACTGTTAGCCCCACTTATCAGATGAAGGAGCTGAGGTTCAGGAAGCGTTAAGTGCTTTGCCTCAAATCCCACAGGCAGTGAATAGCAGAGACactctgtgtttttctttcagtgaCAGGGAGCTCTTGACCTTAGggaaatttcttcatttttacaatGAATTGACAACTGATTCACTATAGTACTATTTGTAGCAGGGATATTGGAAATGACTTATGTGTACAACAACAGGGCATCAGATGCCATGGAGCCAGTAAATCTGAGGGCTGAGGTCCATGAACCTAGGCAGATAAATGTAAAGGATGAAGCTTACACAACTGGGCTGTAGGGCAGAGTCAGCGAATTTTTGCaaagggccaggtagtaaatattttagactgtGCAGGCCATGCTGTCTCAGCCACAACTTCTCAACTCTGTCAATGTTTTtagtaaaaccaaacaaaaccgaGCTATAGACCATATGTAAATGAGTGAGTggggctgtgttccaataaaactttatttacaaaatcaggcAGGGGACAGATTTGGTTTCCCGGCATGGTTTTACTGACCCCTGTTGTGGAGGACATTTCGGAGATGACATTTCTATTTCTGTCACTAGATGGCGCCCCTCCACTAGTGAGGTGAAAGGAGGGCCCGGCTGCTTTACCTGAGGACTTCCAGGAGTGGATTATGCAGGAATTACCACAGTAGGGTGGGACCCAAGAAGTGTCTTATTATAATtcaaattacaggaaaaaaaaaaaaaaacccacacagaatatttactgtgttccaggcacagtTCCAGGCAATAATGTGctggtaaatatttttctcttagaaaaaaaaaagaaagaaaaaaaaaaaaacccttgattTGTAGCTTTGTTGATTTCTGTAGTGAAATACTCACATCACGGCTGTTTTCAAGTTACTAACTTGCCATCAATCTGTTCACAAACTTCCTCATGTTAAAAAAACAGAGTCTTAGGATCTCCCAAGCCAGCTAGAGCATACCACTGGCACAAGGTTTTTTATGTTCTTACATTTGTTGTTTTTACATTCACCTGCTGAGGTAGGTGATacataataatagcaacaactaACATTTCTTGAGCATTTGCCATATGCAGATATTCTGCTATGTGTCTTACATATATTACCTTATTTTTGCAGTCTTCACAACTCTATACAGCTATAACTATCAGCCTACTTAGTGGATGAACAAGTCGAGGCTTAGGGAAACTCAGTAATTGTCTGAAGGTGATAATCACCAGGATTCAACTCTTGCAGTTTGACTCCTGAGGGCCAGCACTCAACCAGAACATAGAGTCTTGCCTATGCTGTTGTTGGGGAAGGTATAGGTGTTTATATCTCTTTTGTAGCCAAAGAAAGGTATTAAAAAGGCCAGCTAGTTGCTGGTCACATTAGGACTAGAACCCAGTTCTTCTTGATCTTCGCTGTTATGTTTTTTCCAAGTGCTCAGGGGCTCGGGGATGAGCAGAGTTTAACCAGTTATTACTTACAGAGAAGATGAGTATGAGGAAGGAtttgaaggaggagagggagacatgTATTCTTATTGAGACAGATGTACTCCCACAGTGAAGGTGTAGAAAGAAGCAGAACTATCTGCCATCTGGCTGGGGGGGGGCAGTGAGGTTTTCTTGATTGTGTCAGAAAGGGTGAGCTGGAGATGTTAGGGGAaaatgagaaagggagaggggtCTGGTGTTAGTTGCTAAACTATAGGGGTATATGCAATGTTCTCTCAAGCAGAACAAGCATGATGAGTTGGAGCCAGGGAGGCTGATGGGGAGCAGGACTCAGAGCTGACCTGACCACTGAGGATGCACCAAGGGATGAGGTCAAATGTCTGATGTGGAGGAAGGTGACAGTGGAACTTGTAATGCTCTCCTTCCCTCCAGTCTGCTTGCATGTGGGAGATGAGATTTTTA
It includes:
- the LOC144298368 gene encoding uncharacterized protein LOC144298368 isoform X2; this encodes MPKGIKVIMYGTLTSKDYSGDFLLRYTAVEQSFKEHRGRRTLAPWQSVVKAEQQFPGKESGTKKHQYKKKEKKTGEERSQ
- the LOC144298368 gene encoding uncharacterized protein LOC144298368 isoform X3 — its product is MPKGIKVIMYGTLTSKDYSGDFLLRYTAVEQSFKEHRGRRTLAPWQSVVKAEQQVLRWVLELSSVLKQPTMSLA